One genomic segment of Thermus thermamylovorans includes these proteins:
- a CDS encoding S-ribosylhomocysteine lyase, translating to MAEVESFALDHTKVQAPYVRLAGRKPVGSGVVEKYDLRLAQPNREAIPTASLHTLEHLLAGYLRDHLEGVIDLSPMGCRTGFYLVVEGSLEEERVLVALERALRDVLLHEGPVPGAGLRECGNYRDHDLEGARAWAERVLREGLRVQPTVPLRP from the coding sequence ATGGCCGAGGTGGAGAGCTTCGCCCTGGACCACACCAAGGTGCAGGCCCCCTATGTGCGCCTGGCGGGGAGGAAGCCCGTGGGGAGCGGGGTGGTGGAGAAGTACGACCTGCGCCTGGCCCAGCCCAACCGGGAGGCCATTCCCACCGCCAGCCTCCACACCCTGGAGCACCTCCTGGCGGGCTACCTGCGGGACCACCTGGAGGGGGTCATCGACCTCTCCCCCATGGGCTGCCGCACGGGGTTTTATCTGGTGGTGGAAGGCTCCCTGGAGGAGGAGAGGGTCCTGGTGGCCTTGGAGCGGGCCCTGCGGGACGTCCTCCTCCACGAGGGGCCCGTGCCGGGGGCGGGCCTCCGGGAGTGCGGCAACTACCGGGACCACGACCTCGAGGGGGCCCGGGCCTGGGCGGAGCGGGTCCTCCGGGAAGGCCTCAGGGTCCAGCCCACCGTCCCCCTACGGCCGTGA
- the mtnN gene encoding 5'-methylthioadenosine/S-adenosylhomocysteine nucleosidase, translated as MTAFFAAEPEEAEALKEALGAREALEAPFPLYRGAGVLVAETGVGKVAAASAVAHVLARFPPRESFFLGVAGALDPGLKALDLLLAEGAVQWDVDLTPFGRKPGETAFGLGLFPSDPHLLARAEGAARALGLPFRRGVVATGDRFLADGKEAERLRALFGAQAVEMEGAAALMVAWRYRHPMALVRAVTDGAGAGAAWDFQAFLREASRRLGLLARELSLY; from the coding sequence GTGACCGCCTTCTTTGCCGCCGAGCCCGAGGAGGCGGAGGCCCTAAAGGAGGCCCTGGGGGCCCGGGAGGCCCTGGAGGCCCCCTTCCCCCTCTACCGGGGGGCGGGGGTCTTGGTGGCGGAAACCGGGGTGGGGAAGGTGGCGGCGGCCTCGGCGGTGGCCCACGTCCTCGCCCGCTTCCCCCCCCGGGAGAGCTTCTTCCTGGGGGTGGCGGGGGCCCTGGACCCGGGTCTGAAGGCCCTGGACCTCCTCCTGGCGGAGGGGGCGGTGCAGTGGGACGTGGACCTCACCCCCTTCGGCCGGAAGCCGGGGGAGACCGCCTTCGGGCTGGGCCTCTTCCCCTCGGACCCCCACCTCCTGGCCCGGGCGGAAGGGGCGGCCCGGGCCCTGGGCCTTCCCTTCCGGCGGGGGGTGGTGGCCACGGGGGACCGCTTCCTGGCGGACGGGAAGGAGGCGGAGAGGCTTAGGGCCCTCTTCGGGGCCCAGGCGGTGGAGATGGAGGGGGCGGCGGCCCTCATGGTGGCCTGGCGCTACCGCCACCCCATGGCCCTGGTGCGGGCCGTCACCGACGGGGCGGGGGCGGGGGCGGCTTGGGACTTCCAGGCCTTTTTGCGGGAGGCCTCGAGGCGGCTCGGCCTCCTCGCCCGGGAGCTTTCCCTATACTGA